One stretch of Chryseobacterium sp. LJ668 DNA includes these proteins:
- a CDS encoding uroporphyrinogen-III synthase, translated as MNILFTKNIDSELLSKELGNDISAKCVEVIKIENLKVETFDLKNYSLIFTSSNGVKSFFENQFKPNEDFAAKNYNKIYCVGEKTKKELRKNSFGTFKVLKNAETLSKFIIDNCVPEKFIHFCGNLAIDVLDKTLPLQNISYKKITVYKTEELNPTIPEKYHAIVFFSPSGVRSFAKNNSLENSILFSIGETTSQELRKHTESEIFTSKKNTLSNLLLVIKDTLNSN; from the coding sequence ATGAACATTTTATTTACCAAAAACATTGATTCAGAATTGCTTTCCAAAGAATTGGGAAATGACATTTCTGCTAAATGTGTTGAGGTCATTAAGATAGAAAATCTAAAGGTTGAGACATTCGACTTAAAAAATTACTCCTTGATTTTTACAAGTTCAAATGGTGTAAAATCTTTTTTTGAAAATCAATTTAAACCAAACGAAGATTTTGCCGCAAAAAACTACAACAAAATCTACTGCGTAGGTGAGAAAACGAAAAAAGAACTTAGAAAAAATAGTTTCGGGACTTTTAAAGTTTTAAAAAATGCTGAAACGCTTTCAAAATTTATTATTGATAATTGTGTTCCCGAAAAATTCATTCATTTTTGTGGAAACCTGGCCATTGATGTACTTGACAAAACCCTTCCGTTACAGAATATCAGTTATAAAAAAATCACGGTTTACAAAACAGAAGAGCTGAATCCTACGATACCTGAAAAATATCATGCAATAGTTTTTTTTAGCCCAAGTGGAGTTCGTAGTTTTGCGAAAAATAATTCTTTAGAAAATTCGATTCTTTTTTCAATCGGAGAAACGACATCACAGGAGTTGAGAAAACATACAGAATCAGAGATTTTTACAAGTAAAAAAAATACTTTATCAAACCTGTTGCTGGTTATCAAAGATACTTTAAATAGTAATTAA
- the hemA gene encoding glutamyl-tRNA reductase, whose amino-acid sequence MIQYSNIHQTSNFAVLSVSYEKADVETRGKFAFFDENIKNFVSRIHEENLGDVFVVSTCNRTEIYTTTPNYLFVAEEYCKTIGVNLSDFLPFANILTKEEALMHLFRVAAGLESQIIGDFEIIGQIKKAYARFKKERQNSNPFLERSINSAIQISKRIKNETGISNGAASVSYAAVHYILNNQKKLTEKNILLLGVGEIGQNTVENLVKHVYQPKIKIANRTQETAEKISEKYSIPHIDYADFNKEIENTDILIVATGARTPIIDKSNFKNGRDTLVIDLSIPHNVDKNVSEIENVTLIDVDELSKQIQETIQQREKEIPKAEQIIKEMTKDFLEWEKKRKLAPNIHHFKAILKNMERNEMHNFYRKNKYININDMELSDKMIQKITNRFAKYIIDNPLKAEEISKLMHEILVEQPNNEFNEKH is encoded by the coding sequence ATGATACAGTATTCTAATATACATCAGACCTCAAATTTTGCTGTTCTTTCAGTGAGTTATGAGAAGGCGGATGTAGAAACAAGAGGAAAATTTGCATTCTTCGATGAAAATATTAAAAACTTTGTCTCCAGAATTCACGAAGAGAATTTAGGCGATGTTTTTGTGGTTTCTACATGCAACAGGACAGAGATTTATACCACCACACCCAATTATCTTTTTGTTGCTGAAGAGTATTGCAAAACGATCGGTGTGAATCTTTCAGATTTTCTGCCGTTTGCCAATATTTTAACAAAAGAAGAAGCTTTGATGCATTTGTTCAGGGTAGCAGCAGGTTTGGAAAGCCAGATCATTGGTGATTTTGAAATCATCGGCCAAATCAAGAAAGCTTATGCCAGATTTAAGAAAGAAAGGCAGAACTCGAATCCTTTTTTAGAGCGGTCGATTAATTCTGCAATTCAGATTTCAAAAAGAATAAAAAACGAAACAGGAATTTCCAACGGTGCAGCTTCAGTTTCTTATGCGGCAGTGCATTATATTTTAAACAATCAAAAAAAGCTGACCGAAAAGAACATTTTGCTCCTTGGAGTAGGCGAAATCGGGCAAAACACAGTAGAAAATCTGGTAAAACACGTTTATCAGCCCAAAATAAAGATCGCCAACCGAACTCAGGAAACCGCTGAGAAAATTTCAGAAAAATACAGTATTCCGCATATCGATTATGCTGACTTTAATAAAGAAATCGAAAATACCGATATTCTGATCGTAGCCACCGGCGCAAGAACACCGATTATTGATAAATCAAATTTTAAAAATGGTAGAGACACATTAGTGATCGATCTATCAATCCCACATAATGTAGATAAGAATGTTTCTGAAATTGAAAATGTGACGTTAATTGATGTTGATGAGCTTTCAAAGCAGATTCAGGAGACCATCCAGCAGAGAGAAAAAGAAATCCCAAAGGCCGAACAGATCATCAAAGAAATGACCAAGGACTTCCTGGAGTGGGAAAAAAAGAGAAAATTGGCACCAAATATTCATCATTTCAAGGCGATTCTAAAGAATATGGAACGCAACGAAATGCACAATTTCTACAGGAAAAATAAGTACATCAATATCAACGACATGGAGCTTTCTGACAAAATGATTCAGAAAATTACCAACCGTTTTGCAAAATATATCATCGATAATCCTCTCAAAGCCGAAGAAATTAGTAAATTAATGCACGAAATATTAGTTGAACAACCAAACAACGAATTCAATGAAAAGCATTAG
- a CDS encoding peptidoglycan recognition protein family protein yields the protein MQKIIFVIFLFILNFSIAQQREFKVVSKPINYSEERIRLSLEYLKDHHGLLQKSPTIVPKMIILHYTAGGTVESNFKYFNNIHLESARNTLKKQSTLNVSSQYIVDRDGTIYQLMEPNMFARHTIGLNYCAIGIENIGSKKQPLTEKQVAANVQLVRYLTKKYKIEYLIGHSEYGVFRNSKLWKESDPKYFTGKEDPGKDFMIKIRLQIADLNLKEKPAN from the coding sequence ATGCAAAAGATAATTTTCGTCATTTTTTTATTCATTCTCAATTTTTCGATTGCACAGCAAAGAGAGTTTAAAGTAGTCAGTAAACCTATCAATTATTCTGAGGAAAGAATTCGTCTCAGTTTAGAATATCTGAAAGACCATCACGGCTTACTCCAAAAATCACCAACGATTGTTCCTAAAATGATTATTTTGCATTACACAGCAGGCGGAACGGTAGAAAGTAATTTTAAGTATTTCAACAATATCCATCTGGAAAGCGCCAGAAATACTTTAAAAAAACAAAGCACACTGAACGTTTCTTCTCAATACATCGTTGACCGGGACGGAACGATTTATCAGCTGATGGAGCCTAATATGTTTGCGAGACACACGATCGGTCTTAATTACTGCGCCATCGGAATCGAAAATATCGGAAGCAAAAAACAGCCTCTGACGGAAAAGCAAGTTGCAGCAAATGTACAGCTGGTAAGATATTTAACTAAAAAATATAAGATAGAATACCTCATCGGTCATTCGGAATATGGTGTTTTCAGAAATTCTAAGCTCTGGAAAGAATCTGACCCGAAATATTTTACCGGAAAAGAAGATCCCGGGAAAGATTTTATGATCAAAATAAGACTTCAGATCGCTGATTTGAATTTAAAAGAAAAGCCAGCTAACTAA
- the hemC gene encoding hydroxymethylbilane synthase → MKSIRIGTRNSALALWQAREVARHLQNKNYLTEITPILSSGDKNLTQPLYALGITGVFTRDLDTALLNDEIDIAVHSLKDIPTKLPQNIELIAYLERDFPQDVLIRRKSAKDKEHHELKLATSSLRRRAFWLKHYPETQFFDIRGNIQTRLQKLEEQDFDATILSLAGIKRMKMDIDYEMLPVMLPAASQGVIAVVGHSEKPEINEILKSINHKQTQICVEMERNFLSTLEGGCTAPIGAFAEKIENQMRFKGALCSLDGKNYIAIDESFEYNDEENFGEKFANIVLENGGRELMAEIKTQI, encoded by the coding sequence ATGAAAAGCATTAGAATAGGAACCAGAAATTCAGCACTTGCTCTTTGGCAGGCTAGAGAAGTTGCCAGACATCTACAAAACAAAAATTACCTCACTGAGATCACGCCAATCCTTTCTTCGGGCGATAAAAACCTGACTCAACCGCTTTATGCTTTAGGAATAACAGGTGTTTTCACGAGAGATTTAGATACGGCTTTATTGAATGACGAAATTGATATTGCCGTACATTCTTTAAAAGATATTCCTACGAAACTTCCTCAAAATATCGAATTAATCGCTTATTTGGAAAGAGATTTTCCGCAAGATGTCTTAATTCGCAGAAAATCTGCAAAAGATAAGGAACATCATGAGCTTAAATTAGCAACAAGCAGTCTGAGAAGAAGGGCATTTTGGTTAAAGCATTATCCGGAAACTCAGTTTTTTGACATCCGCGGAAATATTCAGACGAGATTACAAAAACTTGAAGAGCAGGATTTTGACGCGACCATTTTATCTTTAGCCGGAATCAAAAGAATGAAAATGGATATCGACTATGAAATGCTGCCTGTAATGCTGCCTGCCGCTTCACAAGGTGTGATTGCTGTTGTCGGACATTCTGAAAAGCCGGAAATCAATGAGATTTTAAAATCGATCAATCATAAGCAAACCCAAATCTGTGTAGAAATGGAAAGGAATTTCCTGAGCACGCTTGAAGGAGGCTGTACTGCTCCGATTGGTGCTTTTGCAGAAAAAATTGAAAATCAAATGCGTTTCAAAGGCGCGCTTTGCTCGCTTGACGGGAAAAATTACATTGCTATCGACGAAAGTTTTGAATATAATGATGAAGAGAACTTCGGGGAGAAATTTGCCAATATTGTTCTGGAAAATGGCGGAAGGGAATTAATGGCAGAGATTAAAACTCAGATTTAA
- a CDS encoding DUF1287 domain-containing protein has product MRKYFSIILFLFFVFATKAQTQFAQKLSDAALSLTKDRVTYDPAYFTIKYPNGDVPADKGVCTDVIIRAYRKLGIDLQKEVHEDMKKNFSKYPKNWGLRKPDTNIDHRRVPNLRVFFAKFGQSKSIETNASLYTPGDIVTWLLPGNLTHIGIVVNKKSADGKRYLIVHNIGGGQVIEDCLFRFSITGHYQYSK; this is encoded by the coding sequence ATGAGAAAATACTTTTCCATAATCTTATTCCTGTTTTTTGTCTTTGCCACAAAAGCTCAAACTCAATTTGCCCAAAAACTTTCTGACGCAGCTTTGAGTTTAACAAAAGACAGAGTAACTTATGATCCTGCCTATTTTACTATCAAATATCCAAACGGTGATGTTCCCGCAGACAAAGGTGTTTGCACCGATGTTATCATCAGAGCGTACAGAAAATTAGGGATTGATTTACAAAAAGAAGTGCATGAAGATATGAAGAAAAATTTTTCTAAATATCCGAAAAACTGGGGATTGAGAAAACCCGATACCAACATCGACCACAGAAGAGTTCCTAACCTGAGAGTTTTCTTTGCAAAATTCGGGCAGTCAAAATCTATTGAGACCAATGCTTCACTGTATACTCCGGGAGATATTGTCACATGGCTTTTACCCGGAAATTTAACGCACATCGGAATTGTTGTCAATAAAAAATCTGCTGACGGAAAGAGATATTTAATCGTTCACAACATCGGCGGTGGACAGGTGATTGAAGATTGTCTGTTTAGATTTTCCATAACAGGACATTATCAATATTCAAAATAA